From Perognathus longimembris pacificus isolate PPM17 chromosome 22, ASM2315922v1, whole genome shotgun sequence, one genomic window encodes:
- the Cetn3 gene encoding centrin-3, whose translation MSLALRSELVVDKTKRKKRRELSEEQKQEIKDAFELFDTDKDEAIDYHELKVAMRALGFDVKKADVLKILKDYDREATGKITFEDFNEVVTDWILERDPHEEILKAFKLFDDDDSGKISLRNLRRVARELGENMSDEELRAMIEEFDKDGDGEINQEEFIAIMTGDI comes from the exons ATGAGTTTAGCTCTGAG AAGTGAGCTGGTAGTAgacaaaacaaagaggaaaaaaagaagagaactcTCTGAAGAACAGAAACAAGAAATTAAAGATGCTTTTGAGCTATTTGATACAGACAAAGATGAAGCAATAGATTATCATGAATTAAAG GTGGCAATGAGAGCCTTGGGATTTGATGTAAAAAAAGCTGATGTACTGAAAATTCTTAAAGATTACGACAGAGAAGCCACAGGGAAAATCACCTTTGAAGATTTTAATGAAGTCG tgaCAGACTGGATATTGGAAAGGGATCCACATGAAGAAATACTTAAGGCATTTAAACtgtttgatgatgatgattcaGGTAAAATAAGCTTGAGGAATTTGCGACGTGTTGCTAGAGAACTGGGTGAAAATATGAGTGATGAAGAACTCCGGGCTATGATAGAAGAATTTGATAAAGATGGTGATGGAGAAA